A genomic window from Struthio camelus isolate bStrCam1 chromosome 2, bStrCam1.hap1, whole genome shotgun sequence includes:
- the YAE1 gene encoding protein YAE1 homolog: MSWVQVAISQSSEDIFDEDADEIYLAQKEWNSTMKKRLKEGYRDGIEAGKELALQEGFNQGYRQGAELMVTCGQFRGTLNALLSWCHLNGHDSALSKINHLLDVIGKHEDDMLKYLNSIQEQSHLGDILDFVQDMDLSDTAPAGTECNAVKAGKYGHNGSAGKICRNNGKGDCLQSDCSKAKLCTDPERLTLAWVKEQTVWLVEQLGLSLDILHHVQQLGH; encoded by the exons ATGTCCTGGGTACAAGTTGCCATCAGCCAATCCAGTGAGGATATATTTGATGAAGATGCAGATGAGATATATCTAGCACAGAAAGAATGGAATAGCACCATGAAGAAAAGATTGAAG GAAGGCTATAGGGATGGCATTGAGGCTGGGAAAGAGCTTGCACTCCAGGAAGGCTTCAATCAGGGTTACAGACAAGGTGCTGAGCTGATGGTGACATGTGGCCAGTTCAGAGGCACCCTGAA tGCTCTCTTATCGTGGTGTCATCTTAATGGACATGACTCTGCTTTGAGTAAGATAAATCATCTTCTAGATGTGATTGGAAAGCATGAAGATGATATGCTTAAGTACCTGAATTCTATCCAGGAACAGTCACATCTTGGAGACATTTTAGATTTTGTTCAGGACATGGACCTTAGTGATACAGCTCCAGCTGGGACGGAGTGCAATGCAGTTAAAGCTGGAAAATATGGACATAATGGCAGCGCTGGCAAAATTTGTAGAAATAATGGTAAGGGTGATTGCTTGCAGTCTGATTGTAGCAAGGCAAAACTCTGCACAGATCCTGAAAGGCTAACCCTGGCTTGGGTTAAGGAGCAGACTGTTTGGTTAGTAGAGCAACTGGGCTTGTCACTGGACATACTACATCATGTCCAGCAACTAGGACATTAG